One genomic segment of Rivularia sp. PCC 7116 includes these proteins:
- a CDS encoding pentapeptide repeat-containing protein — MYIPKITLSYQDETSDKVYEVEMVYQGWESCLVNFAYGRKGSKLKTGTKTESPVTFEEAERIFNYLVKSKQNKGYRIAKSEHQSLLEVSLSDRQSIVNEIKNKQVENVLAEFEKEGLNKQEHLQGLDLSNLNFRNADLSNCNLSKTNLVGANLIGVHFQDCILEGSKIDETTQIESKWRLFWELINSGGENRDLQGVDLSNIQITNLLLDEVNLTNANLENANLSQSNLSNFICRNANLKNTNLSGSSCPLYLDNSCLENANLSDTFHDEARLKNAVCVNANFSRACFDGEFIDLENADCRNANFTEASLTGGILSGANFAGANFTRASDLIEFLGLMNEHEVTKPVNFQDTNFSQTDLSGFKIHEVVHDIAETLQLINWKGSIFNEVNLENANLSGLDLSHCSFVKANLKGANLENCNLAYVDFAEANLEGTNLTGANLKGVVLEGSKIDESTEIDIKYRLLWEFINLGGENRDLRAVNLSGIEIHFTDDCDEDSRIKLNGANLEGANLSQANLYNFDFSNANLKNADLSGSEFAFLDGAYLNGANLSDTRFDEGYFDNTSCINADFSRAGFGGEWVHFENSNCTNANFQEARFTLGSINGANFSKANFSGSLRLYNFFAGSYEEPLTEEVNFQNANLSETDLREVDFSLINLINLKLVRFNEANLENANLSGLDLSHCSFVKASLKGANLENCKLDYADLTEANLEDANLKGVNFSKISSAGNIKINENTQIDNTWKDKIGNW; from the coding sequence ATGTATATTCCAAAAATCACTCTTTCCTATCAAGACGAAACATCGGATAAGGTGTACGAGGTTGAAATGGTTTACCAGGGTTGGGAGTCTTGTCTGGTGAACTTTGCTTATGGGAGAAAGGGAAGCAAGTTGAAAACGGGGACAAAAACGGAAAGTCCCGTTACTTTTGAAGAAGCGGAAAGGATATTTAATTATTTAGTCAAATCAAAGCAAAATAAGGGATATAGAATTGCAAAAAGCGAGCATCAATCTTTATTAGAAGTATCTTTATCCGATAGACAATCTATTGTTAATGAGATTAAGAATAAACAGGTAGAAAATGTATTAGCAGAATTTGAAAAAGAAGGATTAAATAAACAGGAACATTTACAAGGTTTAGATTTAAGTAACCTGAATTTTAGAAATGCTGACTTAAGTAATTGCAATCTTAGCAAAACTAATTTAGTTGGAGCAAATTTAATCGGTGTTCATTTTCAAGATTGTATTTTAGAAGGAAGTAAAATTGATGAAACGACTCAAATAGAATCAAAATGGCGATTATTCTGGGAATTGATTAATTCAGGTGGAGAAAATAGAGATTTACAAGGTGTTGATTTGAGCAATATTCAAATTACTAACCTCTTACTCGATGAAGTTAATTTAACTAACGCTAATTTAGAAAATGCTAATTTAAGTCAATCCAATTTATCTAACTTTATCTGTAGAAACGCTAATCTGAAGAATACAAATTTATCTGGTTCTAGTTGTCCCCTTTATTTAGATAATTCTTGTTTAGAAAATGCAAATTTAAGCGATACATTTCATGATGAAGCTCGTTTAAAAAATGCTGTCTGTGTAAATGCAAATTTTAGTAGAGCTTGTTTTGATGGTGAATTTATAGATTTGGAAAATGCTGATTGTAGAAATGCTAATTTTACTGAAGCATCATTAACTGGAGGGATTCTCAGCGGTGCTAATTTTGCAGGTGCTAATTTTACACGTGCGAGTGATTTAATTGAATTTTTGGGTTTGATGAACGAACATGAAGTTACCAAACCTGTTAATTTTCAAGATACCAATTTTTCTCAGACAGATTTATCTGGATTCAAGATTCATGAAGTCGTTCACGATATAGCAGAAACGCTTCAATTGATTAATTGGAAGGGATCTATATTTAACGAAGTTAATTTAGAAAATGCGAATTTATCAGGTTTAGATTTAAGTCACTGTTCTTTTGTTAAAGCTAATTTAAAAGGTGCGAATTTAGAAAACTGTAATTTAGCTTATGTTGATTTTGCAGAAGCTAATCTTGAAGGAACTAATTTAACCGGTGCTAATCTCAAAGGTGTGGTTTTAGAAGGAAGTAAAATTGATGAAAGCACTGAAATTGATATTAAATATAGATTGTTATGGGAATTTATTAATTTAGGTGGAGAAAATCGTGATTTAAGAGCTGTTAATCTTAGCGGTATTGAGATTCATTTTACAGACGATTGCGATGAAGATTCAAGAATTAAATTAAACGGTGCTAATCTTGAAGGAGCAAATCTCAGTCAAGCAAATTTATATAATTTTGATTTTAGCAATGCTAACCTAAAAAATGCTGACTTAAGTGGTTCTGAATTTGCTTTTTTGGATGGAGCTTATTTGAATGGTGCTAATTTAAGCGATACCCGGTTTGACGAAGGTTATTTTGATAATACAAGCTGTATAAATGCAGATTTTAGTCGAGCAGGTTTTGGTGGTGAATGGGTACATTTTGAAAATTCTAACTGTACTAATGCTAATTTCCAGGAAGCAAGATTTACTCTCGGTAGTATAAACGGAGCTAATTTTAGTAAAGCGAATTTTTCAGGTTCGTTGCGTCTATATAATTTTTTTGCTGGAAGTTATGAAGAACCTTTAACTGAAGAGGTAAACTTTCAAAATGCAAATTTATCAGAAACCGATTTAAGAGAAGTAGATTTTAGTTTAATTAATCTAATTAATTTAAAACTTGTCAGATTTAATGAAGCTAATTTAGAAAATGCTAATTTATCAGGTTTAGATTTAAGTCACTGTTCTTTTGTCAAAGCTAGTTTAAAAGGTGCGAATTTAGAAAACTGCAAACTAGATTATGCTGATTTGACGGAAGCTAATTTAGAAGACGCTAATTTAAAAGGGGTTAATTTTAGTAAAATTAGCTCTGCTGGAAATATCAAAATTAATGAAAATACTCAAATTGATAATACATGGAAAGATAAGATTGGTAATTGGTAG
- the moeB gene encoding molybdopterin-synthase adenylyltransferase MoeB, with protein MLNPNLDEIQLTKDDYERYSRHLILPEVGLEGQKRLKAAAVLCIGTGGLGSPLLLYLAAAGIGRIGIVDFDVVDHSNLQRQVIHGTSWVGKPKIESAKNRIHEINPDCQVDLYETRLSSENALDILKPYDVVVDGTDNFPTRYLVNDACVLLDKPNVYGSIFRFEGQATVFNYEGGPNYRDLYPEPPPPGMVPSCAEGGVLGVLCGIIGTIQATETVKIIIGQGNTLSGRLMLYNALDMSFRELKLRPNPVRPVIEKLIDYEQFCGIPQAKAQEAQQQMDISEMTVGDLKELIDSGKEDYLLLDVRNPHEYEIAKIPGSVLIPLGEIENGSGVEKVKEMLNGHRLIAHCKMGGRSAKALGILKQAGIEGTNVKGGITAWSKEVDSSIPTY; from the coding sequence ATGCTCAATCCCAACTTGGATGAAATCCAACTGACGAAGGACGATTACGAACGCTATTCCCGCCACCTGATTCTACCTGAAGTTGGGTTGGAGGGACAAAAGCGTTTGAAGGCTGCTGCTGTTTTATGTATTGGTACTGGTGGACTGGGTTCGCCTTTACTGTTATATTTGGCTGCTGCTGGTATCGGAAGAATCGGTATTGTTGATTTTGATGTTGTCGATCATTCTAATTTGCAGCGTCAGGTGATTCACGGTACTTCTTGGGTGGGTAAACCCAAGATTGAATCTGCAAAAAACCGAATTCATGAAATTAACCCCGATTGTCAGGTTGATTTGTACGAAACTCGTTTGAGTAGCGAAAATGCTCTCGATATTCTCAAACCTTATGATGTTGTGGTGGATGGTACCGATAATTTCCCGACTCGGTATTTAGTAAACGATGCTTGCGTGTTATTAGATAAACCCAACGTTTACGGCTCAATTTTCCGTTTCGAGGGACAAGCTACGGTATTTAACTACGAAGGTGGTCCTAACTATCGCGATTTATACCCCGAGCCACCACCGCCGGGAATGGTTCCTTCCTGCGCTGAGGGTGGAGTTTTGGGCGTTTTATGTGGAATTATTGGTACCATTCAAGCAACCGAAACGGTAAAAATTATCATCGGTCAAGGTAACACCCTCAGCGGACGCTTGATGTTATACAATGCCCTTGATATGAGTTTCCGGGAATTGAAATTACGTCCCAATCCCGTGCGTCCGGTCATCGAAAAACTGATAGACTACGAACAGTTCTGCGGTATTCCTCAAGCAAAAGCACAAGAAGCGCAACAGCAAATGGATATTTCAGAAATGACTGTCGGGGATTTGAAAGAGTTAATAGATAGCGGTAAGGAAGATTATCTGCTGCTAGATGTTCGCAATCCCCACGAATACGAAATCGCTAAAATTCCCGGTTCCGTTTTAATTCCTTTAGGGGAAATTGAAAATGGTTCTGGTGTTGAAAAAGTAAAAGAAATGCTCAACGGGCATCGTCTCATAGCTCATTGTAAAATGGGCGGACGCTCCGCGAAAGCTTTAGGAATTCTCAAACAAGCTGGAATTGAAGGTACCAATGTTAAAGGTGGTATCACAGCTTGGAGTAAGGAAGTGGATTCTTCGATTCCGACTTATTAA
- a CDS encoding Mov34/MPN/PAD-1 family protein, with amino-acid sequence MIRLNKHHLQIINNHAESAYPDECCGVVLGSISCDSKIVVEVIPTQNAWDSYAADDFSGSDSDRSKKRRYTIAPREMLQLQKTARERNLDIIGIFHSHPDYPAIPSEFDRKYAWQEYSYIIVSVQKGQPTDVFSWVLDDNSQFQQEEIRVEEKV; translated from the coding sequence ATGATTAGACTTAACAAACACCATTTACAAATAATCAACAACCATGCCGAAAGCGCTTATCCAGATGAATGTTGCGGTGTAGTATTAGGCAGTATATCTTGCGATAGTAAAATTGTAGTTGAAGTCATTCCTACCCAAAACGCTTGGGATTCATACGCAGCAGATGATTTTTCTGGCAGTGACTCAGATCGCAGCAAAAAACGCAGATATACTATAGCGCCCCGAGAAATGTTGCAGCTACAGAAAACTGCCAGAGAACGCAATCTTGATATAATCGGCATTTTTCATTCCCATCCCGATTATCCAGCCATACCTTCAGAATTTGACCGTAAATACGCTTGGCAAGAATATTCATATATCATCGTTTCCGTACAAAAAGGTCAACCAACTGACGTTTTTAGTTGGGTGCTTGATGATAATTCTCAGTTTCAGCAGGAAGAAATTAGAGTTGAGGAGAAAGTGTAG